One Pseudomonas sp. C27(2019) DNA window includes the following coding sequences:
- the trmB gene encoding tRNA (guanosine(46)-N7)-methyltransferase TrmB, whose protein sequence is MTDDLITDEVLPVHRREIKSYVMRAGRMTDGQQRGLDEGLPKYGLLLADGLQNFDTVFGRQAPRTLEIGFGMGQSLLAMAQAAPEQDFIGIEVHRPGVGSLLNSLLTEKVSNVRVYNCDALDVLKNCVADASLDRLMLFFPDPWHKSRHHKRRIVQPEFAQLVRSKLKVGGIFHLATDWEPYAEHMLEVLNVAPGFVNLSEDNTYVVRPAERPVTKFERRGERLGHGVWDLKFQREAD, encoded by the coding sequence ATGACTGATGATCTCATCACGGATGAGGTGCTGCCAGTGCATCGCCGTGAAATTAAAAGCTATGTGATGCGTGCTGGTCGGATGACTGATGGTCAGCAGCGTGGACTGGATGAGGGCTTGCCAAAATATGGCTTGCTGCTGGCTGATGGCTTACAAAACTTTGATACGGTGTTTGGCCGACAAGCACCGCGCACCTTAGAAATAGGTTTTGGCATGGGGCAGTCGTTGCTAGCAATGGCGCAAGCTGCACCTGAGCAGGATTTTATTGGCATTGAAGTGCACCGACCTGGCGTCGGCTCATTGCTTAATAGCTTGTTGACAGAAAAAGTCAGCAACGTGCGAGTCTACAATTGTGATGCGTTAGATGTATTAAAAAACTGTGTGGCCGATGCCAGCCTTGATCGCCTAATGTTATTTTTCCCTGATCCATGGCATAAAAGTCGCCACCATAAACGCCGGATTGTGCAACCTGAGTTTGCCCAGTTGGTACGCAGTAAGCTAAAAGTGGGCGGTATCTTTCACTTAGCGACAGACTGGGAACCCTATGCTGAGCATATGCTCGAGGTATTAAATGTAGCGCCAGGTTTTGTTAATTTATCCGAAGACAACACCTATGTGGTGCGTCCTGCAGAGCGCCCTGTGACAAAGTTTGAGCGCCGTGGTGAGCGTTTAGGGCATGGTGTCTGGGATTTGAAGTTCCAGCGGGAGGCTGACTAA
- a CDS encoding DUF3392 domain-containing protein encodes MDVFFDLILTLSKWSRTHLHDISLAVMATALVLFGPALISWVRRSISHFNFVIRTLIFVLVCAIGFGCAMIYLTPVLVSAFAHLNNYTLAPVLVMVFILIGILADRN; translated from the coding sequence ATGGACGTATTTTTTGACCTAATCTTGACCCTCTCAAAGTGGAGTCGCACACACCTGCATGATATTTCTCTGGCCGTGATGGCCACGGCATTGGTACTGTTTGGTCCAGCGCTGATTAGCTGGGTACGACGCTCAATCAGTCATTTTAACTTTGTCATACGCACGCTGATTTTTGTCTTAGTCTGCGCCATTGGTTTTGGCTGCGCGATGATTTACCTAACACCCGTGCTGGTTAGTGCATTCGCTCATCTCAATAACTACACGCTCGCACCTGTGTTAGTGATGGTGTTTATTCTGATTGGAATTTTAGCAGATCGAAACTGA